Proteins from one Vanessa atalanta chromosome 15, ilVanAtal1.2, whole genome shotgun sequence genomic window:
- the LOC125069588 gene encoding uncharacterized protein LOC125069588 isoform X2 produces the protein MLSVQVPGCAGMERLGAPGGPRLRHDHRHHHSTLEWEKQQRLQAMVGRLQEMVEQETRARSAAAAERLGLPPSIQLPDGEYGQDAHLQLRVPYQVPSRADEKQFSTSTEQVRERRARVGGNGGRAAGASGSGRRGRRQERRPSAKGDSMVGAHGRAAAAHVPAGQRAAALRDGATPGCALAAARRVTSPHLRTSLSYHAYIPLSGRSDSSECTRVPEYYRLDNLFIWDSRPPDRAAERVRVLCDMCDRVV, from the exons ATGCTCTCGGTACAAGTGCCGGGGTGCGCGGGCATGGAGCGGCTGGGCGCGCCGGGGGGACCGCGCCTGCGGCACGACCACAGACACCATCATTCCACATT GGAATGGGAGAAACAACAGAGGTTACAAGCGATGGTTGGTCGCTTGCAAGAAATGGTGGAGCAGGAGACGCGCGCGCGGTCTGCCGCCGCCGCAGAACGCCTCGGTTTACCACCCAGCATACAGCTTCCCGACGGCGAGTACGGTCAAGACGCGCATCTACAGTTACGAGTCCCTTATCAGGTCC CAAGCCGAGCTGACGAGAAGCAGTTTTCAACCTCCACCGAACAAGTGCGTGAGCGACGTGCCCGAGTGGGCGGGAATGGCGGACGCGCCGCCGGGGCGTCGGGGTCCGGGCGGCGGGGGCGGCGGCAAGAAAGACGGCCTTCTGCAAAAGGCGACTCGATGGTGGGTGCGCATGGGCGCGCGGCCGCCGCCCACGTTCCTGCCGGCCAGCGCGCCGCCGCCCTGCGTGATGGTGCCACGCCGGGCTGCGCCCTCGCCGCCGCCCGACGCGTGACGTCGCCGCATCTCCGCACCTCTCTATCATATCACGCTTACATTCCATTATCGGGACGATCAGACTCGTCGGAGTGCACGCGCGTCCCGGAGTATTATAgacttgataatttatttatttgggactCGCGCCCGCCCGACCGGGCTGCGGAGCGCGTACGCGTGCTTTGTGATATGTGCGACAGGGTCGTGTAG
- the LOC125069588 gene encoding uncharacterized protein LOC125069588 isoform X3 — MGETTEVTSDGWSLARNGGAGDARAVCRRRRTPRFTTQHTASRRRVRSRRASTVTSPLSASRADEKQFSTSTEQVRERRARVGGNGGRAAGASGSGRRGRRQERRPSAKGDSMVGAHGRAAAAHVPAGQRAAALRDGATPGCALAAARRVTSPHLRTSLSYHAYIPLSGRSDSSECTRVPEYYRLDNLFIWDSRPPDRAAERVRVLCDMCDRVV, encoded by the exons ATGGGAGAAACAACAGAGGTTACAAGCGATGGTTGGTCGCTTGCAAGAAATGGTGGAGCAGGAGACGCGCGCGCGGTCTGCCGCCGCCGCAGAACGCCTCGGTTTACCACCCAGCATACAGCTTCCCGACGGCGAGTACGGTCAAGACGCGCATCTACAGTTACGAGTCCCTTATCAG CAAGCCGAGCTGACGAGAAGCAGTTTTCAACCTCCACCGAACAAGTGCGTGAGCGACGTGCCCGAGTGGGCGGGAATGGCGGACGCGCCGCCGGGGCGTCGGGGTCCGGGCGGCGGGGGCGGCGGCAAGAAAGACGGCCTTCTGCAAAAGGCGACTCGATGGTGGGTGCGCATGGGCGCGCGGCCGCCGCCCACGTTCCTGCCGGCCAGCGCGCCGCCGCCCTGCGTGATGGTGCCACGCCGGGCTGCGCCCTCGCCGCCGCCCGACGCGTGACGTCGCCGCATCTCCGCACCTCTCTATCATATCACGCTTACATTCCATTATCGGGACGATCAGACTCGTCGGAGTGCACGCGCGTCCCGGAGTATTATAgacttgataatttatttatttgggactCGCGCCCGCCCGACCGGGCTGCGGAGCGCGTACGCGTGCTTTGTGATATGTGCGACAGGGTCGTGTAG
- the LOC125069588 gene encoding uncharacterized protein LOC125069588 isoform X4 encodes MVGRLQEMVEQETRARSAAAAERLGLPPSIQLPDGEYGQDAHLQLRVPYQVPSRADEKQFSTSTEQVRERRARVGGNGGRAAGASGSGRRGRRQERRPSAKGDSMVGAHGRAAAAHVPAGQRAAALRDGATPGCALAAARRVTSPHLRTSLSYHAYIPLSGRSDSSECTRVPEYYRLDNLFIWDSRPPDRAAERVRVLCDMCDRVV; translated from the exons ATGGTTGGTCGCTTGCAAGAAATGGTGGAGCAGGAGACGCGCGCGCGGTCTGCCGCCGCCGCAGAACGCCTCGGTTTACCACCCAGCATACAGCTTCCCGACGGCGAGTACGGTCAAGACGCGCATCTACAGTTACGAGTCCCTTATCAGGTCC CAAGCCGAGCTGACGAGAAGCAGTTTTCAACCTCCACCGAACAAGTGCGTGAGCGACGTGCCCGAGTGGGCGGGAATGGCGGACGCGCCGCCGGGGCGTCGGGGTCCGGGCGGCGGGGGCGGCGGCAAGAAAGACGGCCTTCTGCAAAAGGCGACTCGATGGTGGGTGCGCATGGGCGCGCGGCCGCCGCCCACGTTCCTGCCGGCCAGCGCGCCGCCGCCCTGCGTGATGGTGCCACGCCGGGCTGCGCCCTCGCCGCCGCCCGACGCGTGACGTCGCCGCATCTCCGCACCTCTCTATCATATCACGCTTACATTCCATTATCGGGACGATCAGACTCGTCGGAGTGCACGCGCGTCCCGGAGTATTATAgacttgataatttatttatttgggactCGCGCCCGCCCGACCGGGCTGCGGAGCGCGTACGCGTGCTTTGTGATATGTGCGACAGGGTCGTGTAG
- the LOC125069588 gene encoding uncharacterized protein LOC125069588 isoform X1, giving the protein MCCDLQMLSVQVPGCAGMERLGAPGGPRLRHDHRHHHSTLEWEKQQRLQAMVGRLQEMVEQETRARSAAAAERLGLPPSIQLPDGEYGQDAHLQLRVPYQVPSRADEKQFSTSTEQVRERRARVGGNGGRAAGASGSGRRGRRQERRPSAKGDSMVGAHGRAAAAHVPAGQRAAALRDGATPGCALAAARRVTSPHLRTSLSYHAYIPLSGRSDSSECTRVPEYYRLDNLFIWDSRPPDRAAERVRVLCDMCDRVV; this is encoded by the exons A TGTGTTGTGATTTACAGATGCTCTCGGTACAAGTGCCGGGGTGCGCGGGCATGGAGCGGCTGGGCGCGCCGGGGGGACCGCGCCTGCGGCACGACCACAGACACCATCATTCCACATT GGAATGGGAGAAACAACAGAGGTTACAAGCGATGGTTGGTCGCTTGCAAGAAATGGTGGAGCAGGAGACGCGCGCGCGGTCTGCCGCCGCCGCAGAACGCCTCGGTTTACCACCCAGCATACAGCTTCCCGACGGCGAGTACGGTCAAGACGCGCATCTACAGTTACGAGTCCCTTATCAGGTCC CAAGCCGAGCTGACGAGAAGCAGTTTTCAACCTCCACCGAACAAGTGCGTGAGCGACGTGCCCGAGTGGGCGGGAATGGCGGACGCGCCGCCGGGGCGTCGGGGTCCGGGCGGCGGGGGCGGCGGCAAGAAAGACGGCCTTCTGCAAAAGGCGACTCGATGGTGGGTGCGCATGGGCGCGCGGCCGCCGCCCACGTTCCTGCCGGCCAGCGCGCCGCCGCCCTGCGTGATGGTGCCACGCCGGGCTGCGCCCTCGCCGCCGCCCGACGCGTGACGTCGCCGCATCTCCGCACCTCTCTATCATATCACGCTTACATTCCATTATCGGGACGATCAGACTCGTCGGAGTGCACGCGCGTCCCGGAGTATTATAgacttgataatttatttatttgggactCGCGCCCGCCCGACCGGGCTGCGGAGCGCGTACGCGTGCTTTGTGATATGTGCGACAGGGTCGTGTAG